A single genomic interval of Thermovibrio guaymasensis harbors:
- a CDS encoding ABC transporter ATP-binding protein encodes MLEVRELSFRVLKGISFKVEPGDVVGVVGKNGAGKSTLLKCLGGYYRYRGQVFLKGKELLSYPLNRRVLLVNYLPQELSLPFDYTVKEFLWVTTGVKGFELAVEKFGISALLDRNFNSLSGGEKVKVLLSRLYLLKPSVFLLDEPSAYLDLAVISLLSSFVKEMSYDRKSLLIVSHDVSFLYSVCKKFIGLKDGKLLFFGGKEELVENLETLFDCPLSVKLIDGELFIKNKEV; translated from the coding sequence GTGCTAGAGGTTAGGGAGCTCTCCTTTAGGGTTTTAAAGGGAATCTCCTTTAAGGTGGAACCTGGGGATGTTGTTGGAGTTGTCGGTAAAAACGGTGCCGGTAAGAGTACTCTGTTAAAGTGTTTAGGTGGCTATTACAGATACAGGGGACAGGTCTTCTTAAAGGGGAAGGAGCTCCTTTCATACCCTTTAAACAGGAGGGTTTTACTTGTTAACTACCTTCCTCAGGAGCTCTCCCTTCCCTTTGACTACACGGTTAAGGAGTTCCTCTGGGTAACAACGGGGGTAAAGGGTTTTGAACTGGCCGTTGAAAAGTTCGGTATTTCAGCTCTTTTAGATAGGAACTTTAACAGTTTAAGCGGTGGAGAGAAGGTTAAAGTTTTGCTTTCAAGGCTCTACCTATTAAAGCCTTCAGTTTTCCTCCTTGATGAGCCTTCAGCCTACCTTGATTTAGCGGTTATCTCCCTCCTTTCCTCCTTCGTTAAGGAGATGTCTTATGACCGGAAGAGCCTTTTAATCGTTTCCCACGACGTCTCCTTCCTCTACTCAGTATGTAAAAAGTTCATCGGTTTAAAGGATGGAAAACTCCTCTTTTTTGGGGGAAAGGAGGAGCTGGTTGAAAACCTTGAGACCCTCTTTGACTGCCCTTTAAGTGTGAAACTGATAGATGGAGAGCTCTTTATAAAAAATAAGGAGGTGTAG